The proteins below come from a single Agrococcus beijingensis genomic window:
- a CDS encoding ATP-dependent helicase — protein MAAAVTSAPKPDAERILAGLDEQQRVAATTLGGPVAILAGAGTGKTRAITHRIAYGVATGEQVEHASLALTFTTRAAGEMRTRLARLGAGGVQARTFHAAALAQLGHFWPRITGSRMPKLLPQKAATLADAAAQLRLRLPTAQLRDAAGEIEWRKSQAMTMEDYGVQARVRPLPTGLDPEAMIDLHMAYERVKDERRLIDFEDVLLATTGMIEREPVVADEVRSRYRHFTVDEYQDVSPMQQQLLAAWLGDRRDVCVVGDPSQTIYSFAGADPASLGRFVHDHPEAEVVRLERSYRSTAAIVGCANRLMRGRDALTLEAASGQRGVEPSLTEHGSDTAEAAAVAAAIKAQVVAGTDPGHIAVLTRFHAQTGLIEQALAGVGLSSTVRGSARFFEIPVVKRAVMMLRSARADGRPVFQSVTDIVMGLGYRAEPPATHGEERAQWDALHALVTLAEEAGGTDLAAFANDLARRAATEHEPTVAAVTIATIHAAKGLEWQHVHVIGLAEGLLPISHATTLAEIDEERRLLYVAITRAQRSLSLTWATHSGHAVRQPSRFLAEIGASRPAAGRGAAR, from the coding sequence GTGGCTGCAGCGGTGACGAGCGCCCCCAAGCCCGACGCCGAACGCATCCTCGCCGGACTCGACGAGCAGCAGCGCGTCGCCGCGACGACGCTCGGCGGCCCGGTGGCGATCCTCGCAGGCGCCGGCACCGGCAAGACGCGCGCCATCACGCACCGCATCGCCTACGGCGTCGCCACCGGCGAGCAGGTCGAGCATGCCTCGCTCGCGCTGACGTTCACCACCCGCGCGGCCGGCGAGATGCGCACGAGGCTCGCGCGGCTCGGGGCGGGCGGCGTGCAGGCGCGCACGTTCCACGCGGCGGCACTGGCGCAGCTCGGCCACTTCTGGCCCCGCATCACCGGCTCGCGCATGCCGAAGCTGCTGCCGCAGAAGGCCGCAACGCTCGCCGATGCCGCGGCGCAGCTGCGCCTGCGGCTGCCCACCGCCCAGCTGCGCGACGCCGCCGGCGAGATCGAGTGGCGCAAGTCGCAGGCGATGACGATGGAGGACTACGGCGTGCAGGCCCGGGTGCGCCCGCTGCCGACGGGCCTCGACCCCGAGGCCATGATCGACCTCCACATGGCCTACGAGCGGGTCAAGGACGAGCGCCGCCTGATCGACTTCGAGGACGTGCTGCTCGCCACCACCGGCATGATCGAGCGCGAGCCGGTCGTCGCCGACGAGGTGCGCTCGCGCTACCGCCACTTCACCGTCGACGAGTACCAGGACGTGTCGCCCATGCAGCAGCAGCTGCTGGCGGCCTGGCTCGGCGACCGCCGCGACGTCTGCGTCGTCGGCGACCCCAGCCAGACCATCTACTCGTTCGCCGGCGCCGACCCCGCGAGCCTGGGCCGCTTCGTGCACGATCACCCCGAGGCCGAGGTGGTGCGGCTCGAGCGCTCCTACCGGTCGACCGCCGCGATCGTCGGCTGCGCGAACCGGCTGATGCGGGGCCGCGATGCCCTGACCCTCGAGGCCGCGTCAGGGCAGCGCGGCGTCGAGCCGAGCCTCACCGAGCACGGCAGCGACACCGCCGAGGCGGCGGCGGTCGCCGCAGCGATCAAGGCGCAGGTCGTCGCCGGCACCGACCCCGGCCACATCGCGGTGCTCACCCGCTTCCACGCGCAGACCGGCCTCATCGAGCAGGCGCTCGCGGGCGTCGGCCTCTCGTCGACGGTGCGCGGCTCGGCGCGCTTCTTCGAGATCCCGGTCGTGAAGCGCGCGGTCATGATGCTCCGCAGCGCCCGTGCCGACGGCCGCCCGGTGTTCCAGTCGGTCACCGACATCGTGATGGGCCTCGGCTACCGGGCCGAGCCGCCGGCGACCCACGGCGAGGAGCGCGCCCAGTGGGATGCGCTGCACGCGCTGGTCACGCTGGCCGAGGAGGCAGGTGGCACCGACCTCGCGGCCTTCGCGAACGACCTCGCCCGCCGCGCGGCCACCGAGCACGAGCCCACCGTCGCGGCGGTGACCATCGCGACGATCCACGCGGCGAAGGGCCTGGAGTGGCAGCACGTGCACGTGATCGGCCTCGCCGAGGGCCTGCTGCCCATCTCGCACGCCACCACGCTCGCCGAGATCGACGAGGAGCGCCGGCTCCTCTACGTCGCCATCACCCGCGCCCAGCGCAGCCTCTCGCTCACGTGGGCGACGCACTCCGGCCACGCCGTCAGGCAGCCTTCGCGGTTCCTGGCCGAGATCGGTGCGAGCAGGCCCGCGGCCGGACGCGGCGCAGCGCGCTGA
- a CDS encoding zinc-dependent metalloprotease produces the protein MPEDPDDRRPEDELREMLQRFLSGEGPIDPSRLAGAAGMPSDPAQLQALMAQLQAALSRTEDGIDWSATQRQAAAVVQRDPGSVTSAEREAVRQAVDLAALWLGDTTDIGAAAGELQLLSRQQWVDATLPVWQELSEPVANSIASALTRAMQEHAPEEAQEMLAGAEKILRNVGGTMFAMQLGNVIGQLAGETVAGGDFGFPLLAQDGALLPVNLRTAAEGLEIPEDQVRIWMAARELAHARLFHHARWLRLHVLSSVREYAEGIHIDIDKLEELAESFDPTNPEELREALKNGALIPPKSPEQIETLARLESTIALIEGWVDAVTDSATARLPKRDAIAETVRRRRATGGPAEKAFGTLVGLEIRPRRLREAAAFWRAVTDAVGPQVRDSLWDQPDLMPDAADIDDPSRVIARLQGGGELDEMDLALQELLDDAERADEPAGAGGEAEAAEAPADEAPVDAAEAGDAAEAGDAGGDDVGEAGDAGGDDVGEAGDAPSDDDEQPEPPAQR, from the coding sequence ATGCCTGAGGACCCCGACGACCGTCGCCCCGAGGATGAGCTGCGCGAGATGCTGCAGCGCTTCCTCTCCGGTGAGGGGCCCATCGATCCCTCCCGCCTCGCGGGCGCCGCGGGGATGCCCTCCGACCCCGCGCAGCTGCAGGCGCTGATGGCGCAGCTGCAGGCGGCGCTGTCGCGCACCGAGGACGGCATCGACTGGTCGGCGACGCAGCGGCAGGCCGCCGCCGTCGTGCAGCGCGACCCGGGCTCGGTCACCAGCGCCGAGCGCGAGGCCGTGCGGCAGGCGGTCGACCTCGCCGCGCTGTGGCTCGGCGACACGACCGACATCGGCGCCGCCGCGGGCGAGCTGCAGCTGCTCTCGCGCCAGCAGTGGGTCGACGCGACCCTGCCCGTCTGGCAGGAGCTGAGCGAGCCCGTGGCGAACAGCATCGCGAGCGCCCTCACCCGCGCGATGCAGGAGCACGCGCCCGAGGAGGCGCAGGAGATGCTGGCGGGCGCCGAGAAGATCCTGCGCAACGTCGGCGGCACGATGTTCGCGATGCAGCTCGGCAACGTCATCGGGCAGCTCGCCGGCGAGACGGTCGCCGGCGGCGACTTCGGCTTCCCGCTGCTGGCGCAGGACGGCGCGCTGCTGCCCGTCAACCTCCGCACGGCCGCCGAGGGGCTCGAGATCCCCGAGGACCAGGTGCGCATCTGGATGGCCGCGCGCGAGCTGGCCCACGCGCGGCTCTTCCACCATGCCCGCTGGCTGCGGCTGCACGTGCTCTCCTCCGTGCGCGAGTACGCCGAGGGCATCCACATCGACATCGACAAGCTCGAGGAGCTCGCCGAGTCGTTCGACCCCACGAACCCCGAGGAGCTGCGCGAGGCGCTCAAGAACGGCGCGCTCATCCCGCCGAAGAGCCCCGAGCAGATCGAGACGCTCGCGCGCCTCGAGTCGACCATCGCGCTCATCGAGGGCTGGGTCGACGCGGTCACCGATTCGGCGACAGCGCGGCTGCCCAAGCGCGACGCGATCGCCGAGACCGTGCGCCGCCGCCGCGCGACGGGCGGCCCCGCCGAGAAGGCGTTCGGCACCCTCGTCGGCCTCGAGATCCGCCCGCGCCGGCTGCGCGAGGCGGCCGCCTTCTGGCGCGCGGTGACGGATGCGGTGGGCCCGCAGGTGCGCGACTCGCTGTGGGACCAGCCCGACCTGATGCCCGATGCCGCCGACATCGACGACCCGTCGCGCGTCATCGCCCGGCTCCAGGGCGGCGGCGAGCTCGACGAGATGGACCTGGCGCTCCAGGAGCTGCTCGACGACGCCGAGCGCGCTGACGAGCCGGCTGGCGCGGGCGGTGAGGCGGAGGCCGCCGAGGCGCCGGCCGACGAGGCCCCGGTCGATGCAGCTGAGGCCGGCGACGCAGCTGAGGCCGGCGACGCTGGCGGCGACGACGTTGGCGAAGCCGGCGACGCTGGCGGCGACGACGTTGGCGAAGCCGGCGACGCTCCTTCCGACGACGACGAGCAGCCGGAGCCGCCAGCGCAGCGGTAG